Proteins from a genomic interval of Bdellovibrionales bacterium:
- a CDS encoding PfkB family carbohydrate kinase: protein MSKIYFCGEVVADLLEKVEGSGDFKFLLGGSQFNGATGASRAVKRENLTDKIQIGFVGPMSQDTFGERFYASLTNNGIDASGVIRVDRNTTLAIISIRPGKENAFSFYGRDTAEQMTKIEDLPTALGGEDEKRICCFGSISTVMEPARFAWLEFANRFKKNALVCYDLNTRPTIAKDPERYRGLVLEWARIAHVMKASDADIGWAYPDMSMQDVAKIWLDAGASMAVFTKGLHGSEAYTKTVSASASTLDLELTNTVGAGDNFNAGLAIAFSKNDIFSVSALEALTQESLQSLLQNANETAAYHLISIGAKPRNVA, encoded by the coding sequence ATGTCTAAAATCTATTTTTGTGGCGAGGTTGTCGCCGATCTTTTGGAAAAAGTCGAAGGATCCGGTGACTTTAAATTTCTGCTTGGTGGCTCGCAGTTCAATGGAGCGACGGGTGCATCACGTGCGGTTAAACGTGAAAATCTAACTGACAAGATTCAAATCGGCTTTGTTGGCCCCATGTCACAAGATACGTTTGGCGAGCGTTTCTACGCCTCTTTAACAAACAACGGCATTGATGCCTCTGGCGTTATTCGGGTTGATCGCAACACAACGCTTGCCATTATTTCCATTCGACCCGGTAAAGAAAACGCCTTTTCCTTTTATGGCCGCGATACAGCCGAGCAAATGACAAAAATCGAAGACCTCCCCACGGCTTTGGGCGGTGAGGACGAAAAGAGGATTTGTTGCTTTGGCTCTATTTCAACGGTTATGGAACCGGCTCGTTTTGCATGGCTAGAGTTCGCCAATCGCTTCAAGAAAAACGCCCTTGTTTGCTATGACTTGAACACCCGTCCCACGATTGCCAAGGATCCTGAGCGTTATCGCGGCCTCGTCCTTGAATGGGCGCGCATAGCGCATGTCATGAAGGCCAGCGATGCCGATATCGGCTGGGCCTATCCCGACATGAGCATGCAAGACGTTGCCAAAATCTGGCTGGACGCGGGCGCTTCAATGGCCGTGTTCACAAAGGGCTTGCACGGCTCTGAAGCTTACACTAAGACCGTATCGGCCTCGGCCTCAACCTTGGATCTTGAGCTAACCAACACGGTTGGCGCAGGTGACAACTTTAACGCCGGCCTTGCTATTGCTTTTAGCAAGAACGACATTTTCAGCGTAAGCGCCCTTGAAGCGTTGACACAAGAATCCTTACAATCTCTTTTACAGAACGCGAATGAAACTGCCGCCTACCACCTTATTTCCATTGGGGCTAAACCCCGAAACGTAGCCTAA